CCGCCGTGTCGCGGTTCAATCGCGAGGCGACGAGCGCGAGCCGCATCGAGGACGACCACGTCGCGCGCGTGTACGACTTCGGCGAGACGAGCGACGGGCTGGTGTACCTCGCGATGGAGTACGTGCCGGGGCGCACGCTCCGCGCGCTCATCCACGAGGAGGGACCGCTGCGCGCGCGCCGTGTCTCGTCGCTCGTGAAGCAGATCGCCGACGGCCTCGACGCCGCGCACCGCCTCGGCATCGTGCACCGCGACCTGAAGCCGGACAACGTGCTCGTCGTCACCGGCGCGAAGGGGCGCGACCGCGTGAAGGTCGTCGACTTCGGCATCGCGAAGGCGTTCGGCACGCAGGACGCCGGGCTCACGAAGACGGGCTTCGTCGTCGGCACGCCGGAGTTCATGAGCCCCGAGCAGCTGCTCGGCGAGTCCGTGGATCCGCGCAGCGACGTGTACGCGCTCGCGCTGCTCGCCTACCAGTGTCTCACGGGTTCGCTGCCGTTCGAGAGCAGCACGCCCGAGCAGATGCTGACGTCGCGCCTCACGAACCCGCCGCGTCCCCTGCTCGACGTGCGCCCGGACGTCACGTGGCCGCCCGCGGTGCAGGCGGTGTTCGACGACGCGCTCGCGCGCGACGTGAGCCGGCGCCCGGAGAGCGCCGGCGAGTTCGCCGAGCGGCTCGAGGGCGCGCTCGCCGAAGCGTGGACGCAGCCGGGCGCGCGCCCGACCGCCTCCGCCCCCGCCGCGCGCCCGGCGACGCCCCGGGCGCCCGCCGCGCCGACGCCGCCGCCCGCTCCGACGCGCAGCAAGCTTCCGATGGTGCTCGGAGCGATCGCCGTGGCGGCGGTCGCGGTGTTCGCGTACCTCGCGACGAGACACGGCGCGCAGGACGAGGCGGTGACGCACGCGCCGCCGGCCACGGCGGTCGACTCGACGAAACCGGCGGCACCGCGCCCCGAGTCGACCGCGGCGGTCGCGCCGCCGGCCGCGCGCGACACGGCCCGGGCGCGCACGCCGCGCGACACGCCGCGCGAGTCGGCGCCGACCGGCGACCGGCGCGAGAGCTCGACCGCGGAGAGCGACCGTCAGTACGCCGCGCGCCTCGTGCTCGACTCGCTGACCAACGTGTTGCACCGGGGCAACAGCGACGCCGCGACGGCGCGTGCGGTGGCGGCGGCGATCCGCGACCTGCTGCCGCGTCTCGCGCGCGACGCGCGGGCGGCGGCGCACATCCGGCTCGTGGAGGCGAGCGCGCTCGCCGGCGACCTGGCGGGTGCCTGCGCCGCGCTGCGCGCCGCGCGCGCCGCCGCGGGCACGGCCGCCGAGCGCGCCGAGGTGCGCAAGTACGACGAGCAGCTCGGCTGCGGCTGATCGCGCCGCGCGCGGCGCCGCGTACGGCAGCGCGGGGGACGATTCGGGGCGACGACATCAGTATTGCCGAGCCCCGGCATGCGCCCTAACGTGGACCCGCCGCCGCCCCCCTGCGCGGGCCGCACCTGCACCGCCTCATCCCGTCGTATGTCGCACCTCCGTCTTCGCCGCGGCCTCGCGCTCGCGGCACTGCTGGTCACCGGCGCGCTCGGCGCCGGCGCCGCATACGCGCAGAACCCCGTCACGCAGCCACCGCCCGCGCCGGCGCGGCCGATCGCCGTCAGCGATCTGGTCGAGTTCCTCGGACGCAAGGCGCCGTCGCTGTGGGTCATGACGCAGGTGCGCGCGA
This DNA window, taken from Gemmatirosa kalamazoonensis, encodes the following:
- a CDS encoding serine/threonine-protein kinase, translated to MPKICPVCNTAYPDANAFCPVDGSTLRAAELDGDLIGSVVADRYLVTDLLGEGGMGKVYLARHVRLPQQAAIKVLRKELVRDPSAVSRFNREATSASRIEDDHVARVYDFGETSDGLVYLAMEYVPGRTLRALIHEEGPLRARRVSSLVKQIADGLDAAHRLGIVHRDLKPDNVLVVTGAKGRDRVKVVDFGIAKAFGTQDAGLTKTGFVVGTPEFMSPEQLLGESVDPRSDVYALALLAYQCLTGSLPFESSTPEQMLTSRLTNPPRPLLDVRPDVTWPPAVQAVFDDALARDVSRRPESAGEFAERLEGALAEAWTQPGARPTASAPAARPATPRAPAAPTPPPAPTRSKLPMVLGAIAVAAVAVFAYLATRHGAQDEAVTHAPPATAVDSTKPAAPRPESTAAVAPPAARDTARARTPRDTPRESAPTGDRRESSTAESDRQYAARLVLDSLTNVLHRGNSDAATARAVAAAIRDLLPRLARDARAAAHIRLVEASALAGDLAGACAALRAARAAAGTAAERAEVRKYDEQLGCG